In Bacillus sp. FJAT-45037, the following are encoded in one genomic region:
- a CDS encoding MogA/MoaB family molybdenum cofactor biosynthesis protein — protein sequence MTRQKKDPQEQVAVRCMVLTVSASKEYDTDQGGTLIRELLEAGGHSVAEYQIVRDEYSQIQHWLKIAASRADIDAILINGGTGIALQDTTYEAVRDSLDKEMPGFGEIFRYLSFVEDVGTAAILSRAIAGVRDGKPIFSMPGKTGAIKLAMDRIIIPELGHVMREILQYR from the coding sequence ATGACTAGACAAAAAAAAGACCCACAAGAACAGGTTGCTGTTCGCTGCATGGTGTTAACAGTATCAGCTAGTAAAGAGTACGACACGGACCAAGGTGGTACATTAATTCGTGAATTACTAGAAGCGGGTGGACATAGTGTAGCAGAGTATCAAATTGTTCGGGATGAATATAGTCAAATCCAACATTGGCTAAAAATAGCAGCGAGCCGCGCGGATATCGATGCCATTTTGATCAATGGTGGAACAGGTATTGCGCTACAAGATACGACGTATGAAGCCGTTCGTGATAGCCTAGATAAAGAAATGCCTGGCTTTGGTGAGATTTTCCGTTATCTAAGCTTTGTTGAAGACGTAGGGACAGCTGCGATTTTAAGTCGTGCGATTGCAGGAGTGAGAGATGGGAAACCAATCTTCTCGATGCCAGGAAAAACAGGAGCAATCAAGCTTGCGATGGACCGTATTATCATTCCAGAACTAGGTCACGTCATGCGAGAAATTTTGCAATATCGTTAA
- the minD gene encoding septum site-determining protein MinD, whose protein sequence is MGEAIVITSGKGGVGKTTTTANIGTSLALSGKKVCLVDTDIGLRNLDVVMGLENRIIYDLVDVVEGRCKLKQALIKDKRFECLYLLPAAQTKDKHSVEPEQMKEIVNELKQEYDYVIIDCPAGIEQGFKNAVAGADQAIVVTTPETSAVRDADRIIGLLEQEEVEAPRLIVNRIRGHMMKNGEMLDVDEIASILAIDLIGIVVDDDDVIKHSNKGEPIALYTTSKASIAYRNIARRILGETVPLMSLEEEKGFLKKIKQFFGVR, encoded by the coding sequence ATGGGAGAAGCAATAGTAATTACAAGTGGTAAAGGTGGAGTTGGGAAGACAACAACTACTGCCAACATCGGGACTTCCCTTGCGCTTTCAGGAAAAAAAGTATGTTTAGTCGATACAGATATAGGTCTTCGTAATTTAGATGTTGTCATGGGACTTGAAAACCGTATCATCTATGACCTAGTTGATGTGGTAGAGGGTCGCTGTAAATTAAAGCAAGCATTAATTAAAGATAAACGTTTTGAATGCTTATATTTACTACCTGCTGCTCAAACAAAAGACAAGCACTCTGTTGAGCCTGAGCAGATGAAAGAAATTGTTAACGAATTAAAGCAAGAATATGATTATGTAATAATTGATTGTCCTGCAGGTATTGAGCAAGGCTTTAAAAATGCTGTAGCAGGTGCAGACCAAGCCATTGTTGTCACTACACCAGAAACGTCTGCGGTTCGTGATGCAGATCGGATTATTGGTTTATTAGAACAAGAAGAGGTAGAGGCTCCTAGATTAATTGTTAATCGTATTCGTGGACATATGATGAAAAATGGCGAAATGTTAGATGTCGATGAGATTGCTTCCATCCTAGCGATTGATTTAATAGGAATTGTTGTCGACGATGATGATGTTATTAAGCACTCCAATAAAGGAGAACCAATTGCCTTATATACGACAAGCAAAGCATCGATTGCCTATCGAAATATTGCAAGACGCATTTTAGGAGAAACCGTCCCTTTGATGTCACTAGAAGAAGAGAAGGGCTTTTTAAAGAAAATCAAACAATTTTTTGGCGTGCGCTAA
- the minC gene encoding septum site-determining protein MinC, whose product MTQKKQHVTIKGTKDGLIFLLDDQCSYDGLLLELEEKLSTKHYQRSGEPDVKVNINIGYRYLTKKQVDEITTIITDGRNLAIEQIHSEVISKDEAEKAHQQSQIVTLTRVVRSGQVLRVRGDLLLIGDVNPSGTVMATGSIFVMGSLRGVAHAGFEGEDSAVVAAALMNPTQVRIADQIHHFDEEDKETPMESAYLSEDSNRFVFERVQHLMHYRPRLQKNESQIIGE is encoded by the coding sequence ATGACGCAGAAAAAACAACATGTTACGATAAAAGGAACAAAGGATGGATTGATCTTCCTACTAGATGATCAATGCTCCTATGATGGGTTGCTACTAGAGTTAGAAGAAAAGCTCTCCACTAAGCACTATCAACGATCGGGAGAACCAGATGTGAAAGTGAATATTAACATCGGGTACCGCTATTTAACAAAAAAACAAGTAGATGAAATTACAACAATTATCACAGATGGACGTAACCTCGCTATTGAACAGATTCATTCAGAAGTCATCTCAAAAGACGAGGCAGAAAAGGCGCATCAGCAATCACAAATTGTGACGTTAACGAGAGTGGTTCGCTCTGGTCAAGTCTTACGCGTTCGTGGTGACTTATTGTTAATAGGCGATGTAAACCCAAGTGGAACGGTTATGGCCACTGGGAGCATTTTTGTCATGGGATCACTTCGTGGCGTCGCTCATGCGGGATTTGAAGGGGAAGATTCTGCAGTTGTTGCGGCGGCTCTAATGAACCCTACTCAAGTGAGAATCGCTGACCAAATTCATCATTTTGATGAAGAGGATAAAGAGACGCCTATGGAAAGTGCTTATCTCTCTGAAGACTCTAATCGGTTTGTTTTTGAGAGAGTGCAGCATTTAATGCATTATCGTCCGAGACTACAAAAGAATGAATCACAAATTATTGGTGAATGA
- the mreD gene encoding rod shape-determining protein MreD: protein MYRAYLPTLLLLTLVIEGSLYQYFLPERLGANYIIVPRFLLVSLVLIGIYLGRSTGLLYALCFGLIYDVVYTELLGVYMFGFAVVGYAFALSYKQIQDSILVPLILSLVAVALFEYYQYGLFRLISITDMGAQVFVLERLLPTIVLNIGWAILMLYPIKKLCVHIQHHSSLRER, encoded by the coding sequence GTGTATCGTGCGTATCTTCCAACTCTGTTGTTGTTGACATTAGTCATTGAGGGAAGTCTGTATCAATACTTCTTACCAGAACGTCTCGGAGCTAATTACATTATCGTTCCGAGGTTTCTTTTAGTCTCTCTTGTATTAATTGGTATTTATTTAGGACGGAGCACGGGCTTACTTTACGCACTATGCTTTGGACTCATTTATGATGTGGTTTATACAGAACTGTTAGGCGTGTATATGTTTGGTTTCGCCGTTGTAGGCTATGCGTTCGCCCTTTCTTATAAACAAATTCAAGATAGTATTCTCGTGCCTCTCATTCTTTCTCTTGTGGCGGTGGCATTGTTTGAGTATTATCAGTATGGGTTGTTCCGCTTAATATCCATTACAGATATGGGAGCACAAGTGTTTGTGCTTGAACGATTGTTACCTACTATTGTGTTAAACATAGGATGGGCGATTTTAATGCTTTATCCGATAAAGAAGCTTTGTGTTCATATTCAACATCACTCAAGTTTACGTGAACGATAA
- the mreC gene encoding rod shape-determining protein MreC — protein MPSFFSNKKLIILLVSIIILMALIGYSLSDRGKTSAPEQFMRDAVGWVQSAFSKPAHSVAGFFESVSDIQNVYEENKLLKSRLEEYAQISVERNLLRDENETLREMIELEESLSDYVMRTAVVIHRNPDRWSDFIAINRGSQHGIEPNMALVDSEGGLIGKVKRTSQFSSFVQLLSDNDRTNRVSAKVVGDQPLNGFIEGYDEDRGLLIMRKLDFDTEIEEEQMVTTSGLGGVYPEGLLIGEIVEVEPDEFGLTQNAYIKPTADFYSLNYVYVIERTSTSVDPELLEEES, from the coding sequence ATGCCATCCTTTTTCTCGAACAAAAAGTTAATTATTCTTCTTGTCAGCATTATCATTTTGATGGCGTTGATTGGATATTCCTTGTCTGATCGTGGGAAGACGTCAGCGCCGGAGCAATTTATGAGAGATGCAGTTGGATGGGTGCAGTCAGCGTTCTCAAAACCCGCACATTCTGTAGCGGGTTTCTTTGAGAGTGTTTCTGACATTCAAAACGTGTATGAAGAGAATAAACTCTTGAAATCACGGCTTGAAGAATATGCTCAAATCTCTGTTGAACGAAATTTGCTACGTGATGAAAATGAAACGCTGCGTGAGATGATTGAATTAGAAGAAAGTTTAAGTGATTATGTCATGAGAACTGCTGTGGTTATTCATAGAAATCCCGATCGGTGGAGTGATTTTATCGCCATTAATCGTGGGTCACAACATGGCATTGAGCCAAACATGGCACTCGTTGATTCTGAAGGTGGTTTGATTGGAAAAGTCAAGCGGACGAGTCAGTTTAGTTCCTTTGTTCAACTATTATCGGATAATGATCGCACGAACCGAGTATCAGCTAAAGTTGTCGGGGACCAACCGTTAAATGGCTTCATTGAGGGATATGATGAAGACCGCGGATTGTTGATTATGAGAAAACTTGATTTTGATACGGAAATTGAAGAAGAACAAATGGTAACGACATCAGGACTTGGCGGGGTGTATCCAGAAGGGCTATTAATAGGTGAGATTGTTGAAGTCGAACCAGATGAGTTCGGGCTCACTCAAAATGCGTACATTAAACCAACTGCTGACTTCTACTCTCTCAACTATGTGTATGTGATTGAACGGACAAGTACGTCTGTTGATCCTGAGTTGTTAGAGGAGGAATCCTAG
- a CDS encoding rod shape-determining protein has translation MFGGFSRDIGIDLGTANTLVYVKGKGIVVREPSVVALRTDTGSIEAVGNDAKNMIGRTPGNIIAVRPMKDGVIADFDTTAKMMKYFIRQATKSRSIFTPKPSVMVCVPSGITAVEKRAVEDATKQAGAKEAYTLEEPFAAAIGAQLPVWEPTGSMVVDIGGGTTEVAIISLGGIVTSQSIRVAGDEMDDAIIHYVKKNYNLMIGERTAETLKMEIGTAGVPEGVDDMDIRGRDLVSGLPKTISVTAEEISRALADTVTTIVESVKSTLEQSPPELAADIIDRGIVLTGGGALLRNLDRVLSEETNMPVIVAENPLDCVAIGTGKALENLHLFRSRAGITSRSDRKS, from the coding sequence ATGTTTGGTGGATTTTCAAGAGATATCGGAATTGATTTAGGAACAGCGAATACGCTTGTTTATGTAAAAGGAAAAGGAATTGTGGTGCGAGAGCCTTCGGTTGTTGCATTACGTACTGATACAGGATCGATTGAAGCAGTCGGTAATGATGCGAAGAATATGATTGGACGTACGCCGGGTAATATTATCGCGGTTCGACCAATGAAGGATGGAGTTATTGCTGATTTTGATACAACAGCAAAGATGATGAAGTACTTTATCCGTCAAGCGACGAAAAGTCGCTCGATCTTTACGCCTAAGCCATCGGTCATGGTTTGTGTGCCTTCAGGAATTACAGCTGTTGAAAAGCGTGCTGTAGAAGATGCGACAAAACAAGCGGGGGCGAAAGAAGCTTATACGTTAGAAGAGCCATTTGCAGCAGCAATTGGAGCACAATTACCCGTTTGGGAACCAACAGGTAGCATGGTTGTCGATATTGGTGGAGGTACAACAGAAGTAGCGATTATCTCACTAGGTGGAATTGTTACGAGTCAATCAATTCGTGTTGCAGGTGATGAGATGGACGATGCGATCATTCATTATGTGAAGAAAAATTACAACCTTATGATTGGAGAGCGTACAGCAGAAACTCTTAAAATGGAAATTGGTACAGCGGGAGTCCCTGAAGGTGTCGATGATATGGACATTCGTGGACGTGACTTAGTATCAGGTCTTCCAAAAACGATTTCAGTAACAGCAGAAGAGATTTCAAGAGCTTTAGCTGATACAGTGACAACGATTGTTGAATCTGTGAAAAGCACACTTGAACAATCACCACCTGAGTTAGCTGCTGATATTATCGATCGTGGGATTGTTTTAACTGGTGGTGGTGCACTGCTTCGTAACCTCGATCGTGTCTTAAGCGAAGAAACAAATATGCCTGTCATCGTGGCAGAAAATCCGCTTGATTGTGTGGCAATTGGCACGGGAAAAGCGCTTGAGAACTTGCATTTATTCCGTTCAAGAGCTGGGATTACGTCACGTTCAGATAGAAAATCGTAA
- the radC gene encoding RadC family protein: MSPSSLLIRDIPVNERPRERMLKQGPTALSNQEILAILLRTGTKKESALHLAGRLLEQFDDLTLLRSATCEELCKIKGIGMAKAVEIQAVMELARRIYTTRQEKKYVIKSPEDVSNYVMEDMRFLTQEHFITLYLNTKNHVIHRHTVFIGSLNASIVHPREVFKEALRRSAASVICLHNHPSGDPTPSREDIEVTKRLNEAGKVLGIEVLDHVIIGDRTFVSLKEQGHII, from the coding sequence TTGAGCCCATCATCCCTCCTTATTCGCGATATTCCCGTAAATGAACGCCCCCGTGAACGCATGTTAAAACAAGGTCCAACGGCCTTATCGAATCAAGAAATTTTAGCAATTTTGCTCCGCACAGGTACGAAAAAAGAGTCTGCTCTGCATTTAGCAGGGCGACTCTTAGAACAATTTGATGATCTGACGTTGCTACGGTCTGCCACTTGTGAAGAGCTTTGTAAAATTAAAGGTATTGGCATGGCGAAAGCTGTAGAAATTCAAGCTGTGATGGAACTTGCTAGAAGAATTTACACGACACGCCAAGAGAAAAAGTACGTGATCAAATCACCAGAAGATGTTTCCAATTATGTGATGGAGGACATGAGGTTTCTGACCCAAGAACATTTTATTACTCTTTATTTAAATACTAAAAATCATGTGATTCATCGCCATACTGTGTTTATTGGGAGCCTCAATGCAAGCATTGTGCATCCCCGTGAAGTATTTAAAGAAGCCCTCAGACGCTCAGCTGCATCGGTCATATGCTTGCATAATCATCCTTCTGGTGACCCGACACCGAGCCGAGAGGATATCGAGGTGACCAAGAGGTTGAATGAAGCGGGTAAAGTCCTTGGTATCGAAGTGTTAGATCATGTCATTATTGGCGATCGTACATTTGTTAGCTTAAAGGAACAAGGACATATTATTTAA
- a CDS encoding Maf family protein — MNSFILASGSPRRKELLQQAHYTFQIETSDVDETFESHLTPSEVVCELARKKAEAVAVHHPNAVVLGADTVVVCDDNILGKPKDEAEALEMLRVLNDRDHSVLTGVAICHNGKTKTFFEETVVHFYPLTEEDMSRYVQTREPFDKAGGYGIQGFGAYLVHSISGDYNTVVGLPLAKTMRELTAFGIYPTLV; from the coding sequence ATGAACTCCTTTATTTTAGCCTCTGGTTCCCCAAGGCGGAAAGAACTACTCCAACAAGCACACTACACATTCCAAATTGAAACAAGTGATGTCGATGAAACGTTTGAATCGCATCTAACACCGAGTGAAGTCGTCTGTGAATTAGCCCGAAAAAAAGCAGAAGCTGTGGCGGTTCATCACCCTAATGCAGTAGTACTTGGCGCGGATACTGTCGTTGTCTGTGATGACAACATCTTAGGTAAGCCAAAAGATGAAGCCGAAGCGCTCGAGATGCTTCGAGTATTAAACGATCGTGACCATTCTGTGTTAACGGGTGTGGCCATCTGTCATAACGGAAAAACAAAAACATTTTTCGAAGAGACGGTTGTCCATTTTTATCCGTTAACGGAAGAAGATATGTCACGATACGTTCAAACTCGTGAACCATTTGATAAAGCAGGTGGCTACGGTATTCAAGGGTTTGGAGCCTACCTGGTGCATTCGATTTCTGGTGATTACAACACGGTGGTCGGCTTACCTTTAGCTAAAACCATGCGTGAGCTAACCGCTTTCGGCATATACCCTACGCTTGTTTAA
- a CDS encoding PilN domain-containing protein produces MVEINLLPRKEKKQLNGLVFMVGLTSLLVLSVIALFLYSMSVKSDIQTIETDISSVETERLIKEIELEDTTETTSIEEIEQAIEWVKSQDISTSKLLSFFVSQLPERGYFREYTYVDSGAVQLKIQFDTQREVASYLHQLNESDWVTEATLLTIVVEEISENEEIDPVLPRYVADFAVQMDMYELVTTEGADQ; encoded by the coding sequence ATGGTAGAAATTAATTTACTCCCTCGAAAAGAAAAAAAACAACTAAATGGCCTGGTCTTTATGGTTGGGTTAACGAGTCTACTCGTGCTTAGTGTGATTGCTCTGTTCCTTTATTCCATGTCGGTAAAAAGTGACATACAAACGATTGAAACAGACATTAGCTCTGTGGAAACCGAAAGGCTCATCAAGGAAATTGAATTAGAAGATACGACAGAAACGACATCGATTGAAGAAATCGAACAAGCCATTGAGTGGGTCAAAAGCCAAGACATCTCGACATCAAAACTATTGTCGTTTTTCGTCAGCCAGCTTCCAGAACGCGGGTATTTCAGAGAATATACATACGTTGATTCAGGGGCAGTCCAATTAAAAATTCAGTTTGATACACAAAGAGAAGTTGCTTCGTATTTGCATCAACTGAATGAAAGTGATTGGGTGACAGAAGCAACATTGCTGACGATTGTTGTTGAAGAGATTAGTGAAAATGAAGAGATTGATCCTGTTCTTCCTCGTTATGTGGCAGACTTTGCAGTTCAGATGGATATGTATGAATTAGTAACGACAGAGGGAGCTGATCAATGA